A window from Solanum stenotomum isolate F172 chromosome 7, ASM1918654v1, whole genome shotgun sequence encodes these proteins:
- the LOC125871189 gene encoding probable helicase MAGATAMA 3 has translation MPIDGDDGFFPTSGNDLKPEVVNSSRKYRVRVLVCAPSNSALNEIVLRILNTGSTRDWKNTNHTWDSPCHFAFNSC, from the exons ATGCCAATAGATGGGGATGATGGATTTTTCCCTACATCTGGCAATGACTTG AAACCAGAAGTAGTCAATTCCAGTCGGAAGTATCGTGTTCGTGTTCTAGTTTGTGCTCCATCAAATTCTGCGCTCAACGAGATTGTGTTGCGCATTCTAAACACTG GGTCCACCAGGGACTGGAAAAACACAAACCATACTTGGGATTCTCCTTGCCATTTTGCATTCAACTCCTGCTAG